A single window of Desulfovibrio sp. G11 DNA harbors:
- the ispE gene encoding 4-(cytidine 5'-diphospho)-2-C-methyl-D-erythritol kinase, with product MSILTAGCKVNLGLRITGVRPDGYHEIDSLFYPLPRPCDQIKLRVTDVSGISVLCTGPGAGLLDAENNTLTRAYTAFAQAVDFPVPGLEARLRKGIPSGAGLGGGSSDAAALLRWLNGHVATPLSSQALAEIALGVGADVPFFLHNCPCRVRGIGEIIESVDLDVSGMRLVLVCPEIHVSTPQTFADYDAFAAASHAAEKQNSLTREQSRANGTFLSQGRFDADLGNDLESVVFRRHPELADIKATLLRYGATAACMSGSGSSILGLFRREALVEAQAAVAMLQGENRRVYAHVL from the coding sequence ATGAGCATTCTCACCGCCGGTTGCAAGGTAAATCTGGGCTTGCGCATCACCGGGGTTCGCCCCGACGGCTATCACGAAATCGACTCTCTGTTCTACCCCTTGCCACGCCCCTGTGATCAGATAAAGCTGCGCGTCACTGACGTCAGTGGTATTTCCGTGCTCTGCACAGGGCCGGGGGCCGGGCTGCTGGATGCGGAAAACAATACCCTTACCAGGGCCTACACAGCCTTTGCCCAGGCAGTGGATTTCCCTGTTCCCGGCCTTGAAGCGCGTTTGCGCAAGGGTATTCCTTCCGGGGCCGGTCTTGGCGGCGGCAGCAGCGATGCGGCAGCCCTGCTGCGCTGGCTTAACGGGCATGTTGCCACACCGCTCTCGTCACAGGCTCTGGCAGAGATAGCCCTTGGTGTGGGGGCCGATGTGCCTTTTTTTTTGCACAATTGCCCCTGCCGTGTGCGCGGCATAGGGGAAATCATCGAATCTGTTGATCTGGATGTTTCAGGCATGCGTCTGGTGCTCGTATGCCCGGAAATCCATGTAAGCACGCCACAAACCTTTGCTGATTACGATGCTTTTGCGGCTGCCTCCCACGCTGCCGAAAAGCAAAACAGCTTGACAAGAGAGCAAAGCAGGGCTAATGGAACTTTTCTCTCCCAAGGGCGGTTTGACGCTGACTTGGGCAACGATCTAGAAAGCGTTGTCTTCAGACGTCATCCCGAGCTGGCCGACATCAAGGCCACCCTGCTGCGCTACGGGGCAACAGCGGCTTGCATGAGCGGCAGCGGCTCCAGCATACTGGGGCTTTTCAGGCGCGAAGCGCTTGTGGAAGCACAGGCTGCCGTTGCCATGCTGCAAGGAGAGAACAGGCGCGTTTACGCGCATGTGCTGTGA
- a CDS encoding M48 family metallopeptidase, which produces MLHYCAPRRWTALLVLLAFLLPQICPAPAQAFFFGGVTIKDEKEMGKKFDVMVRSNLPIIEDPEVKQYVDYMLGRLVKIIPPQPFTFTASTILHNSLNAFAVPGGYVYVFTGLIMNLDKEEELAGVLAHELAHVTQRHVASRLQRAQFVTLGSLLLAVAGVAAGGAGGGAMAVGAMGAGQSAMLNYSRMDENEADHIGLQYLIAAGYPPGGMVGGFKVLRQKSWMSGISVPTYLSTHPALGDRINGLQARIQSMPKAVQSRSQDNRRFTRVKALLWARYGDDQAALQRFSGNDGLSRMGRGIVLARQNRINEASQAFDQALKAAPEDPLVLREAGAFHYRKGDMSRADGLLSKAMRLDPNDYMASFFYARMLDETGRQAQAASHYKDVLRHVPEDSEVHEAYARSLGKAGNTPDAYIHMAYSALYSNNKKLAERYFNQAKSMASRTTDKRAFQRLETAYKERKEIWDKN; this is translated from the coding sequence ATGCTGCATTATTGCGCCCCGCGCCGCTGGACGGCCCTGCTTGTGTTGCTGGCTTTTCTGCTGCCGCAGATCTGCCCCGCGCCCGCGCAGGCATTCTTCTTCGGCGGCGTGACCATCAAAGACGAAAAGGAGATGGGAAAAAAATTCGATGTAATGGTGCGGTCAAACCTGCCTATCATCGAAGACCCGGAGGTAAAGCAGTATGTGGACTATATGCTGGGCAGGCTGGTCAAAATCATTCCTCCGCAGCCGTTCACCTTTACTGCCAGCACCATACTGCACAACTCCCTTAACGCCTTTGCTGTACCCGGCGGCTATGTTTACGTGTTCACCGGTCTGATAATGAACCTGGACAAGGAAGAAGAACTGGCCGGCGTGCTGGCCCACGAACTGGCCCACGTCACCCAGCGCCATGTGGCCTCACGGCTGCAACGCGCCCAGTTCGTCACCCTCGGCTCCCTGCTGCTGGCCGTAGCGGGCGTGGCGGCGGGCGGCGCGGGCGGCGGAGCCATGGCCGTCGGGGCCATGGGGGCTGGGCAGTCCGCCATGCTGAATTACAGCCGCATGGATGAAAATGAGGCCGACCATATCGGCCTGCAATATCTTATCGCCGCAGGCTATCCACCGGGCGGCATGGTGGGCGGCTTCAAGGTACTACGGCAGAAAAGCTGGATGAGCGGCATAAGCGTGCCCACATACCTTTCCACCCACCCCGCTCTGGGCGACCGCATCAACGGCCTTCAGGCCCGCATCCAGAGCATGCCCAAGGCCGTGCAGAGCCGCAGCCAGGACAACAGACGCTTTACCCGTGTCAAAGCGCTGCTCTGGGCCAGATATGGCGATGACCAGGCGGCCCTGCAACGCTTTTCAGGCAATGACGGCCTGTCCAGGATGGGCCGGGGTATTGTGCTCGCCAGGCAGAACCGTATCAACGAGGCCAGCCAGGCCTTTGACCAGGCTCTCAAGGCAGCCCCCGAGGATCCGCTGGTACTGCGCGAAGCCGGAGCCTTTCACTACCGCAAGGGTGACATGAGCCGGGCGGACGGCCTGCTTTCCAAAGCCATGCGGCTGGACCCCAATGACTACATGGCCTCCTTTTTTTATGCGCGCATGCTGGATGAAACGGGCAGGCAGGCGCAGGCCGCCAGCCACTACAAGGACGTGCTGCGCCACGTCCCCGAAGACTCTGAAGTGCATGAGGCCTATGCACGCTCGCTCGGCAAGGCGGGCAACACGCCCGATGCCTACATCCATATGGCCTACAGCGCCCTGTACTCCAACAACAAAAAACTTGCCGAACGGTATTTCAACCAGGCCAAGAGCATGGCCTCCCGCACGACGGACAAGCGCGCTTTTCAGCGCCTTGAGACCGCCTACAAAGAACGCAAGGAAATATGGGACAAGAACTGA
- the hslV gene encoding ATP-dependent protease subunit HslV: METHATTILAVRKDGIVALAGDGQVTMGQTMIMKHAAQKVRRLHDGKILAGFAGATADAFTLFELFESKLKEVRGHMVRAAVEMTKDWRKDKYLRKLEAMLLLADREHILVLSGTGDVIEPDDNVAAIGSGGPYALAAARALSRHSGLDAETIARESMRIAAEICVYTNDHVTLETL; this comes from the coding sequence ATGGAAACACATGCCACTACAATTCTCGCCGTTCGTAAGGACGGTATCGTGGCCCTGGCCGGTGACGGGCAGGTGACCATGGGGCAGACCATGATCATGAAGCATGCGGCCCAGAAAGTACGCCGCCTGCATGACGGCAAGATTCTGGCCGGTTTTGCCGGAGCCACCGCCGATGCGTTTACCCTTTTTGAACTTTTTGAATCCAAGCTCAAGGAAGTACGCGGCCATATGGTCCGGGCCGCCGTGGAAATGACCAAGGACTGGCGCAAGGACAAATACCTGCGCAAGCTGGAGGCCATGCTGCTGCTGGCCGACAGGGAACATATCCTGGTGCTTTCAGGCACAGGCGATGTTATCGAACCGGACGACAATGTGGCTGCCATCGGCAGCGGCGGCCCCTATGCCCTGGCGGCCGCGCGGGCGCTTTCCCGCCACAGCGGGCTTGACGCTGAAACCATCGCCAGGGAATCCATGCGCATTGCCGCCGAAATATGCGTTTACACCAATGATCACGTGACCCTTGAAACCCTGTAG
- the rpiB gene encoding ribose 5-phosphate isomerase B, translated as MQSIHLASDHAGIDLKTTLAEHLGKKGINVVNHGTDSRESCDYPVLAHKLCAAVEASGELGILICGTGIGVSIAANRHSGIRAALCTTELHARFSRLHNNANVLCLGARVTGVELAQAIVDAFLEAPFEGGRHQRRLDMLNLPA; from the coding sequence ATGCAATCCATCCATCTGGCATCGGACCATGCTGGCATCGATCTTAAAACCACACTGGCCGAGCATTTGGGAAAAAAAGGCATCAACGTCGTAAACCACGGCACTGATTCCAGAGAAAGCTGCGACTATCCCGTCCTGGCGCACAAGCTTTGCGCCGCTGTGGAAGCGTCCGGCGAACTGGGCATTCTTATTTGCGGCACGGGCATCGGCGTGTCCATAGCCGCCAACCGCCACTCCGGCATCCGCGCCGCTCTTTGCACCACGGAACTGCACGCCCGCTTTTCGCGCCTTCACAACAATGCCAATGTGCTTTGCCTCGGCGCGCGCGTCACCGGTGTGGAGCTGGCGCAGGCCATAGTGGATGCTTTTCTGGAAGCCCCTTTTGAAGGCGGCCGCCACCAGCGTCGCCTGGATATGCTTAACCTCCCCGCATAA
- the cysS gene encoding cysteine--tRNA ligase has translation MLLYNTLGRQKEEFTPLRPGKVNMYVCGITAYDYCHIGHARSALVFDVLVRQLRHMGLDVTFVRNFTDVDDKIINRANKEGLDWREVAQTYINAFYEDMDRLGVQRADVEPRATDHIQEIQDLCAKLVAEGKAYATTSGDVYFRVRSYPPYGKLSGRSLDELLSGARVAPGEEKEDPLDFALWKAAKPGEPSWESPWGPGRPGWHIECSAMSESYLPLDIHGGGQDLVFPHHENEIAQTEAVCHCHLARYWVHNGFVQVNAEKMSKSLGNFKTIRDILESYLPETLRFFLLGKHYRSPIDFTAEGMDEAEKALHRVYTALLETQKALTREKWKKSPLPAQLTEDWAAQAEALDEAMNDDLNTAQALGHIFTQVRLVNRLLEDKTLRAAEAGRDLLQDFLARAEQWNTRLGLFGQQPEAFLADLRRIRAARRNIDIPRVEALLQERQEARANKDFARSDALRQALLDLGVSVQDTPEGQNWDLE, from the coding sequence ATGCTGCTCTACAATACCCTGGGCCGCCAGAAAGAAGAATTCACTCCTCTCCGCCCCGGCAAGGTAAACATGTACGTCTGCGGCATCACCGCTTACGACTATTGCCACATCGGCCATGCCCGGTCGGCCCTGGTTTTTGACGTACTTGTGCGCCAGTTGCGCCATATGGGCCTGGATGTGACCTTTGTACGCAATTTTACGGACGTGGACGACAAGATCATCAACCGGGCCAACAAAGAAGGGCTTGACTGGCGCGAAGTGGCCCAGACCTATATCAACGCCTTTTATGAAGATATGGACAGGCTCGGCGTGCAGCGCGCGGACGTGGAACCTCGGGCCACGGACCATATACAGGAAATTCAAGACCTCTGCGCCAAGCTGGTAGCTGAAGGCAAGGCCTATGCCACGACATCGGGCGACGTGTATTTCAGGGTGCGCTCCTACCCGCCCTACGGCAAGCTCTCGGGCCGCAGCCTGGACGAGCTGCTTTCCGGCGCGCGCGTGGCCCCCGGCGAAGAAAAGGAAGATCCGCTGGACTTCGCCCTGTGGAAGGCCGCCAAGCCCGGCGAACCCTCCTGGGAAAGCCCCTGGGGTCCGGGCAGGCCCGGCTGGCACATTGAATGCTCGGCCATGAGCGAATCTTACCTGCCGCTGGATATCCACGGCGGCGGGCAGGACCTGGTGTTTCCCCACCACGAAAACGAAATCGCCCAGACAGAGGCCGTGTGCCATTGCCATCTGGCCCGGTATTGGGTGCACAACGGCTTTGTGCAGGTCAATGCCGAAAAAATGTCAAAATCACTTGGCAACTTCAAGACCATCCGCGATATTCTTGAAAGCTACCTGCCAGAAACATTGCGCTTTTTTCTTCTCGGCAAGCATTACCGCAGCCCCATTGACTTCACTGCGGAGGGTATGGACGAGGCGGAAAAAGCCTTGCACAGGGTGTATACCGCCCTGCTGGAAACGCAAAAAGCCCTCACGCGCGAAAAATGGAAAAAATCTCCCCTGCCCGCGCAACTGACAGAAGATTGGGCCGCACAGGCCGAAGCTCTGGACGAGGCAATGAATGACGACCTCAACACCGCGCAGGCTCTGGGCCATATCTTCACACAGGTACGCCTTGTAAACCGGTTGCTGGAAGACAAAACACTGCGTGCCGCCGAGGCAGGACGGGATCTTTTGCAGGACTTTCTGGCCCGGGCAGAACAGTGGAATACGCGACTGGGGCTTTTCGGCCAGCAGCCTGAAGCGTTTCTGGCCGACCTGCGCCGCATTCGCGCCGCCCGCAGAAACATTGACATCCCCCGCGTGGAGGCTCTGCTGCAAGAACGGCAGGAAGCCCGCGCAAACAAGGATTTCGCCCGTTCCGACGCTCTGCGTCAGGCGCTGCTTGATCTCGGGGTTAGCGTACAAGACACCCCCGAAGGGCAGAACTGGGACCTGGAGTAG
- a CDS encoding ribose-phosphate diphosphokinase — MFSDLKIVTGSSNPELAKAICNHLGCQLTPTLSTTFSDGELRIEIGDNVRGDDVFVVQPTCPPTVNRNLVQLCLMLDALKRASAGRITAVIPYYGYARQDRKVSPRAPISAKMVADFISVAGAERVVTIDLHAGQIQGYFDCPVDNLFAVPVMLDALRKLGEEKIVIVSPDAGGVERARAYAKRLDAPLAIVDKRRDKPNQAQAMHVIGDVQDRVAIVVDDMIDTAGTLCAGAEVLMKNGAKKIVACATHPVLSGPAIDRINATEALSQVFVTDTIPLGDKLERCPKLEVISVAAILGKTIHNIHTGSSVSVLFV; from the coding sequence ATGTTCAGCGATCTTAAGATCGTAACCGGTTCTTCCAATCCGGAATTGGCCAAGGCCATTTGCAACCATCTGGGCTGTCAGCTCACCCCAACGCTGTCCACCACGTTCAGCGACGGGGAGTTGCGTATTGAAATCGGCGATAATGTCCGCGGCGACGATGTTTTTGTGGTGCAACCCACTTGTCCGCCCACGGTCAACCGTAACCTTGTTCAGCTGTGCCTTATGCTTGACGCCCTTAAAAGGGCGAGCGCGGGCCGCATTACAGCCGTTATTCCCTATTACGGCTATGCGCGGCAAGACCGCAAGGTCAGCCCCCGTGCGCCCATAAGCGCCAAGATGGTGGCCGACTTCATCAGCGTGGCCGGAGCAGAACGCGTGGTGACTATTGATCTGCACGCAGGGCAGATCCAGGGCTACTTTGATTGCCCTGTGGACAACCTTTTTGCCGTACCTGTAATGCTCGATGCCCTGCGCAAGCTCGGCGAAGAAAAAATTGTCATCGTCTCGCCCGACGCCGGCGGCGTTGAACGGGCCAGGGCCTACGCCAAGCGCCTTGATGCGCCCCTGGCTATTGTGGACAAAAGACGCGACAAGCCCAACCAGGCGCAGGCCATGCACGTCATTGGCGACGTGCAGGACCGGGTAGCCATTGTGGTGGACGACATGATCGACACCGCGGGAACCTTGTGCGCCGGGGCCGAAGTTCTGATGAAAAACGGAGCGAAAAAGATCGTGGCCTGTGCCACGCATCCGGTGTTGTCCGGTCCGGCCATTGATCGCATCAATGCCACCGAAGCCCTTTCACAGGTCTTTGTCACCGACACCATCCCGCTGGGCGACAAGCTGGAACGATGCCCGAAACTCGAAGTCATCTCGGTGGCGGCGATTCTGGGCAAAACCATTCACAACATTCACACCGGTTCTTCGGTCAGCGTGTTGTTTGTTTAG